One part of the Vanessa tameamea isolate UH-Manoa-2023 chromosome 8, ilVanTame1 primary haplotype, whole genome shotgun sequence genome encodes these proteins:
- the LOC113400064 gene encoding uncharacterized protein LOC113400064, with the protein MEVAGQWRREWAGTAEYGKVIEGGVTRQVARAMEVLHASAPGAKVRVMRAAYHSSAGPGAPASSYMMHSSRQVISSGYNFLEPSSLPSKPLEISSTPLELLPDSEVEKENYKVTEPDDYDISEPSKWRGSSRKNSIRMPSEESSSADNASIIDLDSRTSSRSTLRRSFQSKHNEDKNKSHNINTRVSPLLDAPVALSTLKYTSLLNGSDDWNNRRKSYSFEGTSPINKSMSSENNSFTIDSSTDSGICKSSEIVNDQLNSKKHPNIFEKMGSNQEETFTEWLSRNRSTSYKEMSPPKPIHIPEPQKNEDKITVKSSGKVTITLPIENFKEKRTEISKYDDSDRRTKKVEFCKTELHFAVDTGTVNIIATDEKPPPSNDFRRRRSAFVPLNEKIDKSITLFGEQSKLTENHIHESVISNSEIGETDENTAATKSILKNKIPKPKPYLLGENMAFGNFNDSINDLDAKKHLATMSAVSLINRQLQSERRHSNETNSSCESDLSTVLNNTVGAGSKGPQLRDSSNYKQPKNLIIEPLKYKSSDVKNSAVSRSQNRLKIRELRGSELAYFGVDDNEKSKVIHSQDNMQEEIFHSVKLVQQISSSVCNSEADSDEAPEYQNILPKYNFSVTPTPKPRSIYSEQVRKGAEPRILKPIVEQDLEKFTHSDGDRVNSKKGKETHKSSHFDNNASSRCTKEKVSRQKDIKINLTNDYSSLERSKTASLKRVKNNKENESSKSLRNIKSDKSESPLYINLQTKSDRKTAISEDKNQRLSDQRLLTSTNDSKSSKSSNKIRSTGTGDRGDVSDKIKEHHNVVSRNNKNEIKKDSSQQLKKNPRRTEKLTTPDHLQDKFIRQRSYDRNKFNTSMSNNKYDVFNTNSLKKKDNKDISKIVVANISKPITEHEPNIPNATKTKNVDRPKDIPNENKTSTKSNEENQSFQYAMKLSTNKTVKTSSSNTKPDRSSKSKRSKYVINYDDKNGTVSSICKIKSVPVQLINGQSNTIKEDLRNKKRIQSVHLQRSCQLL; encoded by the exons GTGATAGAAGGCGGTGTTACACGACAAGTCGCTCGCGCTATGGAAGTTCTGCACGCGAGTGCTCCGGGCGCGAAGGTGCGAGTAATGCGCGCCGCCTACCACTCCTCTGCGGGTCCGGGAGCACCGGCCTCTTCCTACATGATGCACTCCTCCAGACAA GTTATATCATCGGGGTATAATTTTTTAGAACCATCATCTTTACCGTCGAAACCATTAGAAATATCTTCAACGCCTTTAGAATTATTACCAGACAGTGAAgtagaaaaagaaaattacaaagTTACCGAACCGGACGACTATGATATATCTGAACCGTCTAAATGGAGAGGTTCGTCTCGAAAAAATTCAATTCGAATGCCTAGCGAGGAATCATCTTCAGCAGATAATGCAAGTATAATTGATCTTGATTCTAGAACTAGTAGCAGAAGCACATTAAGAAGGAGTTTCCAAAGTAAACAtaatgaagataaaaataaaagtcataatATCAACACAAGAGTTTCTCCTCTGTTGGATGCACCGGTTGCACTAAGTACTCTTAAGTATACATCTCTGTTAAACGGCAGTGATGACTGGAATAATAGAAGGAAAAGTTATAGCTTTGAGGGTACATCTCCTATCAACAAAAGTATGTCATCTGAGAATAATTCTTTTACCATAGACTCATCTACTGATAGTGGTATATGTAAATCTTCAGAAATTGTTAATGATCAGCTAAACAGCAAGAAACACcctaatatttttgaaaaaatggGATCCAATCAAGAAGAGACTTTTACTGAATGGCTTTCAAGAAATAGGTCAACTTCATATAAGGAGATGAGCCCACCTAAACCTATTCATATTCCAGAACCTCAGAAAAATGAAGataaaattacagtaaaatCATCTGGCAAAGTAACTATAACTTTGcctatagaaaattttaaagaaaagcgAACTGAAATATCTAAGTATGATGACAGTGACCGAAGGACCAAAAAAGTTGAATTTTGTAAAACTGAGTTGCATTTTGCAGTAGATACTGGAACAGTTAATATTATTGCTACCGATGAAAAACCACCACCTTCTAACGATTTTAGAAGAAGAAGAAGTGCTTTCGTTCCTTTAAATGAGAAAATTGATAAATCAATTACACTTTTTGGAGAACAAAGCAAATTAACGGAGAATCATATCCATGAAAGTGTTATCTCAAATAGCGAGATAGGCGAAACGGATGAGAATACAGCAGCTACTAAAAGTATTCTCAAGAATAAAATCCCGAAACCCAAACCATATCTTCTAGGAGAGAACATGGCATTTGGGAATTTTAATGATAGTATAAATGATCTTGACGCAAAGAAACATTTGGCAACTATGAGTGccgtttctttaattaatcgTCAACTGCAATCAGAAAGACGACACAGTAATGAAACTAATTCTAGCTGCGAAAGTGATTTGAGTACTGTTCTCAATAATACCGTTGGGGCAGGAAGTAAAG GTCCACAGCTGCGAGATAGCTCAAATTATAAGCAAccgaaaaatttaattattgaacctttaaaatataagtcatCAGATGTGAAAAATTCTGCAGTGTCTCGTTCACAAAATAGGCTTAAAATAAGAGAACTTCGTGGAAGTGAATTAGCCTATTTTGGAGTCGACGATAATGAAAAATCTAAAGTTATCCACAGTCAAGATAATATGCaagaagaaatatttcattctgTGAAATTAGTTCAACAAATATCTAGTAGTGTTTGTAATAGCGAAGCCGATTCTGATGAAGCTCCTgagtatcaaaatattttacctaaGTATAATTTTTCCGTTACACCAACTCCAAAACCGCGTTCGATATATAGCGAACAGGTACGAAAAGGGGCAGAACCAAGAATTTTAAAACCAATTGTTGAACAAGATTTGGAAAAATTTACTCATTCCGATGGAGATCGAGTAAATTCAAAAAAGGGCAAAGAAACACATAAATCTTCGCATTTTGATAACAATGCATCTTCAAGATGTACGAAAGAAAAAGTGTCAAGgcaaaaagatattaaaatcaatCTTACAAACGATTATTCATCACTAGA aaggAGCAAAACTGCATCTTTGAAAAGAGTTAAgaacaataaagaaaatgaaagcTCTAAGTCGTTACGTAACATAAAATCAGATAAATCAGAATCACCATTATATATTAACCTACAAACAAAATCAGACCGGAAAACTGCCATTTCTGAAGACAAAAATCAAAGATTAAGTGATCAGCGACTTTTAACAAGTACAAATGACTCCAAATCAAGTAAAtcttctaataaaataagaagtACAGGGACGGGTGATAGAGGCGACGTATCCGATAAAATTAAGGAACACCATAATGTTGTGAgtagaaacaataaaaatgaaataaagaaagATAGCAGtcaacaacttaaaaaaaatccaaggcGGACTGAAAAATTAACCACTCCTGATCATTTACAAGACAAATTTATCAGACAGCGCTCTTACGATAGAAATAAATTCAACACAAGTATGAGCAATAATAAGTATGATGTCTTTAATACTAACTCACtaaagaaaaaagataataaagatatttcaaaaattgttGTAGCTAATATTAGTAAACCTATAACGGAACATGAACCAAATATACCAAATGCTACAAAAACTAAGAACGTAGATCGACCGAAAGATATtccgaatgaaaataaaacgtcCACAAAATCAAATGAAGAAAATCAAAGTTTTCAATATGCTATGAAATTAAGTACCAATAAAACAGTAAAGACATCAAGTTCCAATACAAAACCCGACAggtcatcaaaatcaaaacgtagtaaatatgtaataaattatgatgataAAAATGGAACTGTTTCTTccatttgcaaaataaaatcgGTGCCTG TCCAGCTCATCAATGGACAGTCGAACACAATCAAAGAGgatttaagaaacaaaaaacgGATACAGAGTGTGCACTTACAAAGATCTTGCCAACTGCTATAG